TTCCTTGAGCGTGCGCCCCGAGGAGACCAGATCGACGATGCGGCTGGCCAGACCCAGCGAGGGGGCCAGCTCCATCGCGCCGTTGAGCTTCACCACTTCGGCCTGCACGCCCATCTTCTCGAAATGGCGGCGGGTGAGGTTGGGATACTTGGTCGCCACGCGGGCATGGCTTTCGCGCACGCCGCCCTCGCCCGCGATGCCCGCAACCGGTTCGGCGACCGAGAGGCGGCAATGGCCGATGTCGAGATCGACCGGCGCGTAAAGGTCGGCATAGTCGAACTCGTCGATCACGTCCGACCCGACAATGCCCGCCTGGGCCGCGCCATGGGCAACGAACGTGGCCACGTCGAAGGCGCGCACGCGGATCAGCGTGACGTCCGGGCGGCTGGTGGCAAACGAGAGCGCGCGCGACGACTTGTCGAAGAACGCGGCCTCGGGCACCACGCCTGCCTGTTCGAGCAGGGGCAGTGCCTCTTCGAGGATGCGCCCCTTGGGAAGGGCGAAAA
The genomic region above belongs to Novosphingobium sp. IK01 and contains:
- the hisG gene encoding ATP phosphoribosyltransferase, yielding MTTATPLVFALPKGRILEEALPLLEQAGVVPEAAFFDKSSRALSFATSRPDVTLIRVRAFDVATFVAHGAAQAGIVGSDVIDEFDYADLYAPVDLDIGHCRLSVAEPVAGIAGEGGVRESHARVATKYPNLTRRHFEKMGVQAEVVKLNGAMELAPSLGLASRIVDLVSSGRTLKENGLVETSQIMQISARLIVNRAALKTDSARLGALIDSFRAQVAARKAA